In the genome of Croceimicrobium hydrocarbonivorans, one region contains:
- a CDS encoding antibiotic biosynthesis monooxygenase, with protein MGCLEASKCLNFPSKSAIYCLVYRFEVKADSEARFLEAWKELTLLFREHCGGLGSRIHWDSQGHFFAYAQWPDQETRERASDLLPASAQAWRSQMTESCLKIETVLEGEMEIDLLT; from the coding sequence ATGGGCTGCTTAGAAGCTTCTAAATGTCTTAATTTCCCGTCAAAATCTGCTATTTATTGTTTAGTCTATCGTTTTGAAGTTAAAGCCGATTCCGAAGCCCGATTTCTGGAAGCTTGGAAAGAGTTAACCTTGCTTTTTCGGGAGCATTGCGGAGGATTGGGTTCCCGTATTCATTGGGATAGCCAGGGTCATTTTTTCGCTTATGCCCAATGGCCTGATCAAGAAACGAGAGAAAGAGCTTCGGACCTTTTACCTGCTTCGGCCCAAGCCTGGCGAAGCCAAATGACAGAATCTTGCCTGAAGATTGAAACGGTATTAGAAGGGGAGATGGAGATCGATCTACTTACTTAA
- a CDS encoding DEAD/DEAH box helicase, whose translation MKSIPKAKALYSYFRDCYEADNRNLNIRSVFQSRYKLKHFVGGTEEVLEKKQRFSAFDHPKIDEVKEQLLLYSLEMGLYYGAFFLLGMDRSGFQRSSKIASPLFLIPAHLMEGEEAVLDLGWDQLIINAEALRLLDLKNESKGHDEFLAKAEMILSQDGGVYSIKALLEEFYQNLDTEALVEWPVLWKSSKIQSTLKEIQLKDPFKVVPAAAYLLLEKNQNSLGVLQDLEFMAQSNAYPEVLKNLLEAQTLKKPKLESWFRYQLNREQYKALQNTFQYPGSVIIGPPGTGKSYTIAAITAEAIAQGKSIMIASKTKSAVEVVRGILESKYDLKDYLIQSSGHGYRRSLLTRVRRFLQGIERRPGLSTNLTNLTEIDNQMKASEKAYQKELERELRRLELEKPKSKKSLKNSIEKLWLSNAFRTYDLYLQHYLESLEIRKDIDKRIKKYSDQKIHLNRFQHRNSHRNAIAAYEQALESESFTESKKRMQELNYSKLLNIFPIWLVHLPELNNVLPQQLELFDLLIIDEASQVDLALALPAIYRAKHSCIVGDPNQLRHYSFLSQNKQAQLQKKYGLSPDTNFDYRNRSILDFFLSQLAEQDQLSFLREHFRSSPDIIEFSNKEFYAGQLEVLKSGPQHQQEDAIELHPCDGERNKDGVNEIEGEALISKLKALKSEYKYQALKPSIGVLSPFSAQVSWLKTRVAEEFNRDFIQGHDLWIGGPYHFQGSEREIMLISFALDDKAHSAAFTHLNKAEVFNVSVTRAISKQIVFHSLSTVPSSSEHLLHRYLHFLKNRHKVARPAPEHDQFLAEIIEFLKGLETCESIHPAHPIAGMILDLIIKYKDKHIFIDLIGYPGDYALGFHMERYQTLSRIGIQSLPVFYSHWSRMPDEARKSLVKALYELSK comes from the coding sequence ATGAAGTCCATTCCCAAAGCAAAAGCGCTTTACTCCTATTTTCGAGATTGTTACGAAGCTGATAATCGCAACCTAAACATTCGTTCCGTTTTTCAAAGTCGCTATAAACTGAAGCACTTTGTTGGTGGAACTGAAGAAGTGCTGGAGAAAAAGCAGCGTTTTTCGGCTTTTGACCATCCTAAGATTGATGAGGTTAAAGAACAACTTCTTCTCTACAGTTTGGAAATGGGACTCTATTACGGAGCCTTTTTCCTTTTAGGGATGGACCGAAGTGGCTTCCAGCGTAGTTCTAAAATAGCCAGTCCCCTCTTTTTAATTCCTGCCCATTTAATGGAAGGCGAAGAGGCGGTTTTAGACTTGGGTTGGGATCAGTTGATCATTAATGCTGAAGCCTTGCGTTTGTTGGATTTGAAAAATGAAAGCAAGGGTCATGATGAGTTTCTAGCCAAAGCCGAAATGATTCTATCCCAAGATGGAGGGGTCTATTCTATAAAAGCCTTGTTGGAAGAATTCTACCAAAATCTGGATACTGAAGCCCTGGTAGAATGGCCCGTGCTCTGGAAATCGAGCAAAATTCAAAGCACATTAAAAGAAATCCAGCTTAAGGATCCCTTTAAAGTAGTACCAGCGGCAGCCTATCTTTTATTGGAGAAAAACCAAAACAGTTTGGGGGTGCTACAGGATTTAGAGTTTATGGCTCAAAGCAATGCCTATCCTGAGGTATTAAAGAATCTGCTCGAAGCACAGACCTTGAAAAAGCCTAAGCTTGAGTCCTGGTTTCGTTATCAACTAAACAGAGAACAATACAAGGCATTACAGAATACTTTTCAATATCCAGGTTCAGTGATAATTGGTCCCCCTGGTACCGGCAAATCCTACACCATCGCTGCCATTACGGCCGAGGCCATTGCTCAGGGAAAGAGTATCATGATCGCCTCCAAAACCAAGTCAGCAGTAGAAGTGGTACGAGGCATACTTGAATCGAAATACGACCTCAAAGATTATTTGATCCAGAGCTCGGGGCATGGCTACCGTCGTAGTTTACTTACTCGGGTAAGGCGTTTTCTGCAAGGCATTGAAAGACGGCCTGGCTTGTCAACAAACTTGACCAACCTCACTGAGATCGACAATCAGATGAAGGCTTCGGAAAAAGCCTACCAAAAAGAATTGGAACGTGAATTACGTAGGCTTGAGCTGGAAAAGCCGAAATCTAAAAAGAGCCTAAAAAACAGCATTGAAAAGCTCTGGTTATCGAATGCATTCAGAACATATGACCTTTACCTGCAGCATTATTTAGAAAGCTTGGAAATTCGGAAGGATATCGACAAGCGGATTAAAAAATATTCGGATCAAAAAATTCACTTAAATCGCTTTCAACACCGAAATAGTCATCGCAATGCCATTGCGGCTTATGAGCAAGCCTTGGAAAGTGAAAGCTTCACCGAATCCAAAAAGCGAATGCAGGAGCTCAACTATTCTAAGCTGCTCAATATCTTCCCAATTTGGCTGGTACACCTTCCGGAGCTTAATAATGTGCTGCCCCAACAACTAGAACTATTTGACCTTTTAATTATTGATGAAGCCAGTCAAGTGGATTTAGCCCTAGCCCTGCCAGCAATTTATCGCGCCAAGCACAGTTGCATTGTGGGCGATCCCAATCAATTGCGACATTATTCCTTCCTCTCTCAAAATAAGCAAGCTCAACTCCAAAAGAAATATGGCCTAAGCCCCGATACCAATTTCGACTATCGCAATCGCAGTATTTTGGATTTCTTTCTTAGTCAATTGGCAGAACAAGATCAACTCAGCTTTTTAAGGGAGCATTTTCGATCCAGTCCGGATATAATTGAATTCAGTAATAAAGAGTTTTACGCTGGTCAACTGGAAGTGCTAAAATCGGGTCCTCAACATCAACAGGAAGATGCCATTGAGCTTCATCCTTGCGATGGTGAACGAAATAAGGATGGCGTAAACGAAATAGAAGGTGAAGCCCTTATTTCAAAGCTTAAAGCCCTGAAAAGCGAATACAAATACCAAGCTTTAAAACCCAGCATTGGAGTACTTTCGCCCTTTAGTGCACAGGTTTCCTGGCTCAAGACAAGAGTTGCTGAAGAATTCAATCGAGATTTTATTCAAGGTCATGATTTATGGATCGGCGGCCCCTACCATTTTCAAGGTTCGGAGCGCGAAATAATGCTCATCTCCTTTGCCTTGGATGATAAGGCGCACAGCGCTGCATTCACCCATTTAAATAAAGCGGAAGTCTTTAATGTAAGTGTAACGAGAGCCATCAGTAAGCAAATAGTTTTCCATTCACTAAGTACGGTCCCTAGTAGCAGCGAGCATCTCTTACACCGCTACTTACACTTTTTGAAAAATCGCCACAAAGTAGCTCGGCCTGCCCCTGAACATGACCAATTTTTAGCAGAAATCATTGAGTTTTTGAAAGGACTGGAAACTTGTGAATCCATTCATCCTGCCCACCCCATAGCGGGAATGATTTTAGACCTCATCATCAAGTATAAGGATAAGCACATCTTTATTGATCTTATCGGTTATCCCGGCGATTATGCATTGGGTTTCCACATGGAGCGCTATCAAACCCTTTCCCGCATTGGCATTCAAAGCCTTCCCGTATTTTACAGTCATTGGTCTAGAATGCCCGATGAAGCCCGAAAATCTTTGGTTAAGGCTTTGTACGAATTAAGTAAGTAG
- a CDS encoding tetratricopeptide repeat protein yields the protein MVSLNQLKAQEFPNSFRGTLRAMSDSSFNTDRLIRLETHIFSIAQNKGDSLGNWFLPAYEDYIDSLDPKLQAEALESMLIICYQQIGNLDMAEGFLEKRIQILEEIGHEEMLAVALSQLMFLQADQEEKEKAIETSIRLREMIRLKGDMLPERKSFLYRQLCGFYHKVREIQLGIEICNVGAEYAEDENDDRNLAGIYEALALLHENKGSSNDSIINYREMAISKAEAAGDSFLLRTLYRNMARTYAKLNRIEVAREYYEKTFKIYENYPYLFGWITDMTSYGNFLLDVQDVKRAEELYQKLSSLYPEYAHHDESVKHLANLGMKIMVSRADVDSFNYYKTIYDSLWIDVLEKDKLEVREELLVEYETKEKEAQNKILEARNQGTMIALIAVGLVAILLIFLVNTIVKRRKAERILHEQKEALMASDLKRTALEKEQSEQKNNQLKAELQERVKQITEHQMLNAELKQLLNDLNNNLEQPENRKLTRQMKNLVGRKATEAALEEIAQKINDFYPGLQDQLAGKLGEKKEAEVYTTMLYLMDYRTEDIAKLLQKTEKAVRNIRYRVRKKLDMAEELDFQDGVKEILQLVS from the coding sequence ATGGTTTCGCTGAACCAATTAAAAGCCCAGGAGTTTCCGAATTCCTTTAGGGGAACTTTAAGGGCGATGTCGGATTCCAGCTTCAATACCGATCGCTTAATTCGATTGGAAACCCACATTTTTAGTATTGCTCAAAATAAGGGGGATAGCCTGGGGAATTGGTTCCTACCGGCCTACGAAGATTATATTGATAGTCTTGACCCCAAGCTGCAGGCCGAGGCTTTAGAGTCTATGTTGATTATCTGCTACCAGCAAATCGGCAATTTGGATATGGCCGAGGGCTTTCTGGAAAAACGCATCCAGATTCTGGAAGAAATAGGCCATGAAGAAATGTTGGCCGTGGCCCTCTCACAATTGATGTTCCTCCAAGCTGATCAGGAAGAAAAGGAAAAGGCGATTGAAACCAGTATTCGTTTAAGGGAAATGATTCGCTTAAAAGGGGATATGTTGCCCGAAAGGAAATCCTTTCTCTATCGCCAATTATGTGGTTTTTACCATAAAGTGCGTGAAATTCAGCTGGGCATCGAAATATGTAATGTTGGGGCAGAATATGCCGAAGATGAAAATGATGATCGAAATTTGGCCGGTATTTATGAAGCTTTAGCGCTCCTACATGAAAATAAAGGCAGCTCGAACGATAGTATTATCAATTACCGAGAAATGGCCATTAGCAAGGCCGAAGCTGCTGGAGATAGCTTTTTACTGCGCACCCTCTATCGCAATATGGCTCGTACTTATGCTAAACTGAATAGAATCGAGGTAGCCCGAGAATATTACGAGAAGACTTTTAAGATCTACGAGAACTATCCCTATTTATTTGGCTGGATAACGGATATGACCTCCTACGGGAATTTCTTGTTGGATGTTCAGGACGTGAAACGGGCAGAGGAGCTGTATCAGAAATTAAGTTCTTTATATCCAGAGTATGCGCACCATGATGAAAGCGTAAAGCATCTTGCCAACTTAGGGATGAAGATCATGGTTAGCCGAGCCGATGTGGATTCCTTCAATTACTACAAAACAATCTACGATTCACTTTGGATAGATGTTCTGGAAAAGGATAAGCTGGAGGTGCGTGAGGAGCTTTTGGTAGAATATGAAACCAAGGAGAAGGAAGCTCAGAATAAAATTTTGGAAGCTCGAAATCAGGGAACGATGATCGCCTTAATTGCCGTAGGCCTGGTGGCAATCCTCCTTATTTTTCTGGTAAATACCATTGTGAAAAGGCGCAAGGCGGAAAGAATATTGCATGAGCAGAAAGAAGCCTTAATGGCTTCGGATTTGAAACGCACCGCCCTAGAGAAAGAACAAAGCGAGCAAAAGAATAATCAGCTTAAAGCCGAACTGCAGGAGAGGGTAAAGCAAATTACCGAGCATCAAATGCTTAATGCCGAGCTCAAACAATTGTTGAACGACCTTAACAATAATCTGGAGCAACCGGAAAATCGAAAGTTAACCCGCCAAATGAAGAACCTGGTGGGCCGCAAAGCGACCGAAGCGGCTTTGGAAGAAATTGCCCAAAAGATCAATGATTTTTACCCTGGCTTACAAGATCAATTAGCGGGTAAATTAGGGGAGAAAAAAGAAGCCGAAGTGTATACCACCATGCTCTATTTAATGGATTATCGAACCGAGGATATTGCTAAACTTTTACAGAAAACTGAAAAGGCCGTTCGCAATATTCGCTACCGGGTTCGCAAGAAATTAGACATGGCAGAGGAGCTCGATTTCCAGGATGGAGTGAAGGAAATATTACAATTGGTCTCTTAA